ATCTACCGGGAAGGTACGCTCTGCTAATTTGAAAGGGTTGCTGGTAGTACGATCATACAGGAATGGGTTGAAAGACAAGCGCTTATCATTCTGCATATCATCATAAGCGTTAATCTCAATCTCGTATTTTTCAGCAAGTGGCTGCTCCAGACTGTCAAGGTTGTGAATTTCTGATTTCAGAATCTTCATTTTTTTAAGACGATTGTCCAGATCCTCTACATACTCATCTACAGTATTAAAGTTTTTAATTTGCTTGCGCTTATTGTAGGCGTCATAACCTCTTGAGTAGCAGGTCATAGAGCCTTTAAGTTTGCCGTCGTCGGTGAGCTTTAAATCAAAAGCATAAGTTTTGGTCTGCTTTTCGGCCTTCAGATCAATCCAGTATGATGGTTTATCCAGGCTCATTACCCTGCCCTGATCATTCATACATTTTAAAGGCAGCAGACCAAAGGGAAGTAAAGGGTCTGTTGCATCCAGCAGGTAACTCTGGTCGCCAATGTTAGCTTTTGCTATTACATAGTTAAAGTCAGAAATACCGGGATATAATTTATTAATTACGCCATTATTACGGGTAGATAGCAGCACTGCTTCTGTATTAATACCGGCCGCATTGAGCGCCGCAACCAGCGATAAATTGATATCGGCCACAGAGCCTGAATGCGAGTCAAACGCTTTGCGTATGCCATCATCACTGCCAATACTATAAATGTTGTTCCAGCGATAGTTTTTTTGTACAAACTCAAAAATGGCTTTGGCTTTTTCCAGCGGATCTGTAGTATTTGCGCCCACGCCTTTAATCCGGTCTTTCATCAGTTCGGTACGCCGCAACTGGGAGCCAAATGATTCGTTGTGCTTCAGGTCATAGTCAATGTCTTTCCACTCTTTGGTAACCTTTGTTCTGGCACCTGTTTCAAAATTGGTATATTCTGATAACTCGAAATTAATAGCCGACATAAAGTTTTTAGGCGATGTCATGAACGCCTCTTCTTTAAATGCCGGGATGTCTGTCATGATATAAGTAATCTTTGAACAGTCGCACTTAATGCCATTAAATGAAAAGCAGTCGCGATCTATATCAGAGTTTACTTTGGTTAGCTTTAGTGCTCCGCGCAATGATGCATTGTAAACATATATGCCCGGTATATGCACTTCATACTCTGAGTAGATTTTAGGAATATCAGCCTGGAAATTCCACTCTTTAAAGCTCCATCGGCGTGGTGATTCCAGTGTGTATTTATATTCAATAACACAACCTTTTGTTAAGTGCGGCAGGGCGAAGCTTAACTGGTCATAGTATCTGTTTAGCTTGGTATGGAAAATGTTTTTAGGATCTAATTCCGCTTGTCGCAACAAGTTGTTTTCATCCCGGTAATAGGTTATCGCTTTAATATCTCTTACAGATTCGAAATAGTTGTCGTCTTCTTTGTAAAGAGGAATTTTAACGTCGCCCCATTCGCGAAATGCTTCGGGATTCAGAATTTTAATTTTAACATGGTACTCGTGAATAAGCGGAATATGATCTGCACTACTGATCCATGTTTTGCCAAATTCTTTCAAAACCACGGCCTGTGCGCTGGTGTCTTTGGCATACTTAGTCATGTCTACATCGGCTCTGTCAACTTCGCCAAATTCAAAATCCTGGGCTTGGCAAAAACCAAAAGACAATGCAAAGACAAGGAATAGGAAGGTTCTTTTCATCAGAAATTAATTGTAATAAGTAGGTATTGAAGGTATAACTTCCACCTTAATAATTAAAAAAAAATTAAAAATTATTGCCTTGTAAACTTCGGCCATTTGGCCGACCTTTGCGATTACAATTATCTAATGAAACTAAACTTAAAAAGGCCGCTGGCTTTCTTTGATATTGAGGCTACCGGAGTAAATCTGGGTGTTGACCGCATTGTAGAACTATCTGTAATTAAACTGCATCCTGACGGTAGTGAAGAGGTAAAAACCTGGCGCGTTAACCCGGGCATGCCTATTCCGCTGGAAGCCTCATTGATCCATGGTATTTATGATACCGATATTGCTGCATCTCCTTTGTTTGCTGCAATAGGTGCAGAAATTGCCGCATTTATTGATGTGAGTGATTTGGCTGGTTATAATTCAAATAAATTTGATATCCCGATGCTGATGGAAGAGTTTATGCGTGCGGGTATTGAGTTTGATCTGGATCAACGCCATTTTGTTGATGTGCAAAATATTTTTCACCAGATGGAGCAACGTACGCTAAAGGCCGCCTACCAATTCTATTGCAGTAAAGATATAGTTAATGCGCACAGCGCAGAGGCCGATACCCGTGCTACCATGGAAGTTTTGCTGGCACAAATTGCCCGTTATGAAGCCACCGAATGGGAGGATAAACAAGGCAACAAGCGCATTCCGATTGTAAACGATATTGAAGCGTTGCATAAGTTTACCAACCTGCACAACACGGTTGATTTTGCCGGTCGGATGGTTTATAACGAAAATGGCGAAGAGCTGTTCAACTTTGGCAAGCACAAAGGCAAAAAGGTAGAAGATGTTTTTGCTATTGAGCCAAGTTACTACTCCTGGATGATGCAAGGCGATTTTCCACTTTATACAAAACGTAAGCTAGAAGCTATTTATAACCGTTGGAATGCCAAGCGTCAGGCAGAACGGCAAAGTCGCCCGCCACAGCCAAAACCTGCCGGTGACGCTGCTGCGCCAAAAGCAGATGCGCCGCCGTCACAAAATCAGCAGCCTAAGCAGAATTTTCAGCAACGCCCAAACAATAACTACAAAGGCAACAACCACAACAATAACCGCCCGTTTAAGCGCGACGACAAGCCTGCAGCGCCAGTTAATGACGATATGCTGCAGCAGTTGAAAGATAAGTTCAAGAAGAGCTGAGGCGGGTATTGAAGATTAGAAATTAGAGATTGGTGATCTCTATATAAAAAGAAAAGGAAGCACGATATGCTTCCTTTTCTTTTTATAAATCATTTGCAGTCGCTTGGCTCCAGCCGAGTGGCGATTATCTCACGGCCTCAGGCTGCCGATCTGCTATGCGAACTAATTTTTAATCTTCGCTAGTCTTTATCGCCCAAAAACTTAATGTTCCGTTTTAGTCCTGCAAACTTAGTGCGCTTTACTGCCGAGCCTTTAAAGAGTTTCTGATACACTTCTTCGCTGATATCCTGCCAATCGTTTTGTGTTAGATTCAACAGATCGGGGTGTGGATTAAATGCAGGCTCACTGTGAATGACCGAAAACTTATTCCAAGGGCAAACATCCTGACATACATCGCAGCCAAACATCCAGCTATCCATTTTATCTTTAAATTCCGCAGGGATCTCGTCTTTCAGCTCGATGGTGAGATAGGAGATGCATTTGCTGCCGTCTACCACATACGGGCCAACAATGGCATCGGTAGGGCAGGCGTCTATACATCGGGTGCAGGTGCCGCAATGATCGGCCGTGGGAGCAACGTCATATTCCAGTTCCAAATCTACAATCAGCTCTGCCAGGAAAAAGAATGAGCCGGCTTGTTTGTTAATCAGATTGCTGTTTTTGCCCACCCAGCCCAGTCCGGCTTTTTTGGCCCAGGCCTTATCTAAAACAGGGGCAGAATCAACAAATGCACGACCATCAACTTCGCCAATGTTTTCGCGGATAAAGTTTA
This region of Mucilaginibacter yixingensis genomic DNA includes:
- a CDS encoding 3'-5' exonuclease is translated as MKLNLKRPLAFFDIEATGVNLGVDRIVELSVIKLHPDGSEEVKTWRVNPGMPIPLEASLIHGIYDTDIAASPLFAAIGAEIAAFIDVSDLAGYNSNKFDIPMLMEEFMRAGIEFDLDQRHFVDVQNIFHQMEQRTLKAAYQFYCSKDIVNAHSAEADTRATMEVLLAQIARYEATEWEDKQGNKRIPIVNDIEALHKFTNLHNTVDFAGRMVYNENGEELFNFGKHKGKKVEDVFAIEPSYYSWMMQGDFPLYTKRKLEAIYNRWNAKRQAERQSRPPQPKPAGDAAAPKADAPPSQNQQPKQNFQQRPNNNYKGNNHNNNRPFKRDDKPAAPVNDDMLQQLKDKFKKS
- the queG gene encoding tRNA epoxyqueuosine(34) reductase QueG — translated: MIKAEAKNLGFLHCGIAKAGFLEEEAPRLEAWLNNNMNGQMQYMENYFDKRLDPRLLVDGAKSVISLALNYYTDNKQVDASSPKISKYAYGIDYHTVIKDKLKHLLNFIRENIGEVDGRAFVDSAPVLDKAWAKKAGLGWVGKNSNLINKQAGSFFFLAELIVDLELEYDVAPTADHCGTCTRCIDACPTDAIVGPYVVDGSKCISYLTIELKDEIPAEFKDKMDSWMFGCDVCQDVCPWNKFSVIHSEPAFNPHPDLLNLTQNDWQDISEEVYQKLFKGSAVKRTKFAGLKRNIKFLGDKD
- a CDS encoding DUF3857 domain-containing protein, coding for MKRTFLFLVFALSFGFCQAQDFEFGEVDRADVDMTKYAKDTSAQAVVLKEFGKTWISSADHIPLIHEYHVKIKILNPEAFREWGDVKIPLYKEDDNYFESVRDIKAITYYRDENNLLRQAELDPKNIFHTKLNRYYDQLSFALPHLTKGCVIEYKYTLESPRRWSFKEWNFQADIPKIYSEYEVHIPGIYVYNASLRGALKLTKVNSDIDRDCFSFNGIKCDCSKITYIMTDIPAFKEEAFMTSPKNFMSAINFELSEYTNFETGARTKVTKEWKDIDYDLKHNESFGSQLRRTELMKDRIKGVGANTTDPLEKAKAIFEFVQKNYRWNNIYSIGSDDGIRKAFDSHSGSVADINLSLVAALNAAGINTEAVLLSTRNNGVINKLYPGISDFNYVIAKANIGDQSYLLDATDPLLPFGLLPLKCMNDQGRVMSLDKPSYWIDLKAEKQTKTYAFDLKLTDDGKLKGSMTCYSRGYDAYNKRKQIKNFNTVDEYVEDLDNRLKKMKILKSEIHNLDSLEQPLAEKYEIEINAYDDMQNDKRLSFNPFLYDRTTSNPFKLAERTFPVDCGAPSEERFILTVHLPDKMTTEALPQQVGLALPNQGGRFLLGYTPTDDGFNCSYSIQFNRSLYSSEEYPYLKEMYNKIIQAESAEVVFKKK